Within Candidatus Zixiibacteriota bacterium, the genomic segment GATAAAGCGGTTTTATTGCCTGAATGTAACCGATACAGCCCCTCAAGTCCCCGTGTTTTTTTATGGTCACAAAAGCACCCCTGTTCTCTTTAAGCACCTCTGAGGTTATCTTATAATCCGGGCATTTTACACCTTTTACCTTACATTCAATCGTCTCCTTGGCCAGCTTAAGCAAAAATGTTTTGTCTTTATCCGAGATCCTGGAATCTGTGTCTTTCTTTTTCTGGACCTCCTTTTCAGCCTTTTCCTTTGGAGGATCATCTGAATTTTTCCCTGTGTCATAGAGAACCGCAGACATATAACCCACCACACCGGATTTATCTCCGGTCACATCTCCGGAATTGGCATATTTGACAACTTTGGACTTGTCTGCTCCCAACTCCTTTGCCGCTATCATGGCTGAGATAATCGGTCCTCCGCCACAGGCTTCGCACCGGTCAGAGGTAAGGTCTTCAAAAAACGCCCTGGGATTAAAGGCGTTCACATTTTTTATGACTGTGCTATCCAGCCTCTCTGCTTCTGCATAAGGATGATAATGTGAAAGGTCAGAGCTGGCAACAATCAGAGCATTTTTGCCTTTTAAGACTTTTGCCAGAGCTTTTCCCAGAGCCTCGTACATTCCGTAATCATCATCCGGGCCCAGGACTATGGGGATGAGCTTGAAATTACCTAAGACTATCTGCAAAAAAGGAAGCTGCACCTCTAAAGCATGCTCAGCCCTTGGTCCAGAAGTCGAGTGACCAACATCCGAAAGATAGATTCTTTTGTCTATTTTCGACAGCTCCAAAGCCAACTCCTTATCAACCAAAATCATCCCTAAAGGGGTCTGATAAGCTTTTCCGTTATAGATTGAAGCGCCTTTAAGATAAACCGCGTGGGTGGGAGAGATAACTACGACAGTATGGTATTTTAAACCCTCTAAGGTCTTATACCCATAGGCTGCAACCTGGCCTGAATAGATGTAGCCTGCATGCGGGGAGATTAAGGCAACTATATTGCCCGGCATCTCCTCCTTTTTTGCCTTATTATAGAAATCGGCAATTTCTTTGGTTAACTTTACAGGGTCTTGAGGATAAAAACCCCTTAGAGAATCCGCCCAGGCAGACTTTCTTATCTCTTCAGTCTGCTCTCCTTCTTTGGTCATATCATTACCCTCCGCCTTAAGGTGAGAGGTACATTTGAAGAAAGATAATAAAATGGATAAAACTGCAAAAGCCAACAAGATTCTCTTTGAAATTCTCATA encodes:
- the amrB gene encoding AmmeMemoRadiSam system protein B yields the protein MTKEGEQTEEIRKSAWADSLRGFYPQDPVKLTKEIADFYNKAKKEEMPGNIVALISPHAGYIYSGQVAAYGYKTLEGLKYHTVVVISPTHAVYLKGASIYNGKAYQTPLGMILVDKELALELSKIDKRIYLSDVGHSTSGPRAEHALEVQLPFLQIVLGNFKLIPIVLGPDDDYGMYEALGKALAKVLKGKNALIVASSDLSHYHPYAEAERLDSTVIKNVNAFNPRAFFEDLTSDRCEACGGGPIISAMIAAKELGADKSKVVKYANSGDVTGDKSGVVGYMSAVLYDTGKNSDDPPKEKAEKEVQKKKDTDSRISDKDKTFLLKLAKETIECKVKGVKCPDYKITSEVLKENRGAFVTIKKHGDLRGCIGYIQAIKPLY